One part of the Asterias amurensis chromosome 11, ASM3211899v1 genome encodes these proteins:
- the LOC139944467 gene encoding phosphatidylinositol-glycan biosynthesis class X protein-like: MRCFNSVVCSAFVVCLFWLQTSFCHQTINNEQTLPAELKEQIALVGKEDMNADCCSVTPTDIQLTRSTIKKGFHRDVQTSLRVLLDPRHRCTTCRLLIIESLPKGLFVDLYQAEASALFGGPQILAFEDIDLEKPAYLSRAHTILVYPPKVSYITPSSPSHLHNDNDMVNFTSEITVHLRYHRPSDQPENQSATVTLQAPYLLMRCREVPSGRSSTATDKTGGKTTVQLYKAPCDGTNKTLCNWQLLPLNNRESKELYFDVAVGQTSHTFVVITVTILATVLGTVSLLFVMSRSTEKSKPD, encoded by the exons ATGAGGTGTTTCAACAGCGTCGTCTGCTCGGCATTtgtggtttgtttattttggttaCAAACCAGTTTTTGTCAccaaacaataaacaatgaaCAAACTTTGCCAGCTGAATTGAAGGAACAAattgctttggttg GTAAAGAAGACATGAATGCAGATTGCTGTAGTGTAACTCCAACTGATATTCAATTGACAAGATCTACTATCAAAAAGGGCTTTCACAG GGACGTCCAAACCTCATTGCGAGTGCTTCTTGACCCCAGACACAGATGCACAACATGTCGGCTTCTGATTATAGAGAGTCTACCCAAGGGTCTGTTTGTTGATCTGTACCAGGCAGAAGCTTCTGCCCTGTTTGGCGGTCCTCAG ATTTTGGCATTTGAGGACATTGACCTTGAGAAACCAGCCTACCTCTCCAGAGCACACACCATCCTTGTGTATCCTCCTAAAGTATCCTATATAACACCTTCAAGTCCATCCCATCTACACAACGACAATGATATGGTAAATTTCACTAGTGAGATAACGGTCCATCTAAGGTACCACAGGCCATCAGACCAACCAGAAAACCAATCTGCCACAGTGACTTTGCAGGCTCCATATCTCTTAATGCGTTGCAGAG AAGTACCAAGCGGGAGATCTTCTACAGCTACAGACAAGACTGGTGGCAAGACTACAGTACAGCTCTACAAAGCTCCTTGTGATGGAACAAACAAGACACTCTGCAACTGGCAACTTCTACCTCTGAATAACAGG GAGAGCAAGGAGCTCTACTTTGATGTTGCAGTGGGGCAGACGAGTCACACATTTGTTGTCATCACAGTTACTATACTAGCCACTGTACTAGGCACAGTCAGTCTACTCTTTGTCATGAGCCGAAGTACTGAAAAGAGCAAGCCAGACTGA
- the LOC139944182 gene encoding phosphoribosyl pyrophosphate synthase-associated protein 2-like isoform X1, with the protein MNNMSRGALLVISGNSHPELSRLVAARLGVELGNVDVYLQDNKETKVDIGESVRGKDVFVIQTGAKDVNNAIMELLIMAYACKTSSANSIVGVIPYLPYSKQSQMRKRGSIVAKLLATMLCKSGLDHIITMDLHHKEIQGFFDVPVDNLRASPFILQYIQEHIPDWRNAVIVARNPASAQRATSFAERLRLGLAVIHGEQKVPEQDKVDGRHSPPTVRTFSGHSLDMLPLFTPKEKPPIDVVGDVGGRIAIIVDDMIDEAESFVAAADVLKERGAYKIYVMATHGILSADAPKKIEESCIDEVVITNTVPHDLQRFQCTKVRSVDISLVIAESIRRIHYGESMSHLFKNVPVED; encoded by the exons ACGTCTTGGTGTTGAACTTGGCAATGTAGATGTATACCTCCAGGACAATAAAG AAACCAAAGTTGACATTGGAGAATCTGTTCGAGGCAAAGATGTGTTTGTCATCCAGACGGGAGCAAA GGACGTGAACAACGCCATAATGGAGCTCCTGATCATGGCGTACGCCTGTAAAACATCAAGTGCTAACTCGATTGTCGGGGTCATCCCATACCTTCCCTACAGCAAGCAGAGCCAAATGAGGAAAAGAGGCTCCATTGTAGCCAAGCTCCTAGCCACTATGCTCTGTAAATCAG GGTTGGACCACATCATCACGATGGACTTGCATCATAAAGAGATCCAAGGATTCTTTGATGTCCCTGTTGATAATCTCCGAGCATCACCCTTCATCTTACAGTACATCCAGGAACAT ATACCAGACTGGAGGAATGCCGTCATCGTCGCCAGAAACCCAGCTTCAGCCCAGAGGGCCACGTCGTTTGCTGAGAGGTTGCGTCTCGGTCTGGCTGTGATCCATGGAGAGCAGAAGGTCCCTGAGCAGGACAAGGTTGATGGGAGGCACTCACCGCCGACAGTCAGGACATTCTCTGGGCACAGTCTCGATATGCTCCCAT TGTTCACCCCTAAAGAGAAACCTCCTATTGATGTCGTTGGCGATGTCGGAGGTCGTATTGCCATCATTGTG GATGACATGATTGATGAGGCAGAGTCTTTCGTTGCCGCTGCCGACGTCTTGAAAGAAAGAGGAGCTTACAAGATCTATGTAATGGCCACCCACGGCATCCTGTCGGCAGACGCCCCAAAGAAAATCGAAGAATCCTGTATTGATGAG GTTGTGATCACTAATACAGTACCCCACGACCTCCAGCGTTTCCAGTGCACCAAAGTACGCTCTGTTGACATCAGTCTTGTCATTGCTGAGTCCATTCGTCGCATCCACTACGGCGAGTCGATGTCGCATCTCTTCAAAAACGTTCCTGTTGAAGACTAG
- the LOC139944182 gene encoding phosphoribosyl pyrophosphate synthase-associated protein 2-like isoform X2, translating to MNNMSRGALLVISGNSHPELSRLVAARLGVELGNVDVYLQDNKETKVDIGESVRGKDVFVIQTGAKDVNNAIMELLIMAYACKTSSANSIVGVIPYLPYSKQSQMRKRGSIVAKLLATMLCKSGLDHIITMDLHHKEIQGFFDVPVDNLRASPFILQYIQEHIPDWRNAVIVARNPASAQRATSFAERLRLGLAVIHGEQKVPEQDKVDGRHSPPTVRTFSGHSLDMLPLFTPKEKPPIDVVGDVGGRIAIIVDDMIDEAESFVAAADVLKERGAYKIYVMATHGILSADAPKKIEESCIDEVIVTNTVQHDLQKLQSDKIRTIDISPALCEAVRRIFHKESMSYLFRNISMED from the exons ACGTCTTGGTGTTGAACTTGGCAATGTAGATGTATACCTCCAGGACAATAAAG AAACCAAAGTTGACATTGGAGAATCTGTTCGAGGCAAAGATGTGTTTGTCATCCAGACGGGAGCAAA GGACGTGAACAACGCCATAATGGAGCTCCTGATCATGGCGTACGCCTGTAAAACATCAAGTGCTAACTCGATTGTCGGGGTCATCCCATACCTTCCCTACAGCAAGCAGAGCCAAATGAGGAAAAGAGGCTCCATTGTAGCCAAGCTCCTAGCCACTATGCTCTGTAAATCAG GGTTGGACCACATCATCACGATGGACTTGCATCATAAAGAGATCCAAGGATTCTTTGATGTCCCTGTTGATAATCTCCGAGCATCACCCTTCATCTTACAGTACATCCAGGAACAT ATACCAGACTGGAGGAATGCCGTCATCGTCGCCAGAAACCCAGCTTCAGCCCAGAGGGCCACGTCGTTTGCTGAGAGGTTGCGTCTCGGTCTGGCTGTGATCCATGGAGAGCAGAAGGTCCCTGAGCAGGACAAGGTTGATGGGAGGCACTCACCGCCGACAGTCAGGACATTCTCTGGGCACAGTCTCGATATGCTCCCAT TGTTCACCCCTAAAGAGAAACCTCCTATTGATGTCGTTGGCGATGTCGGAGGTCGTATTGCCATCATTGTG GATGACATGATTGATGAGGCAGAGTCTTTCGTTGCCGCTGCCGACGTCTTGAAAGAAAGAGGAGCTTACAAGATCTATGTAATGGCCACCCACGGCATCCTGTCGGCAGACGCCCCAAAGAAAATCGAAGAATCCTGTATTGATGAG GTTATTGTCACTAACACAGTGCAACACGATCTACAGAAATTACAGAGTGATAAAATCCGTACTATAGATATCAGTCCGGCCCTGTGTGAAGCCGTACGTCGGATCTTCCACAAGGAATCTATGTCCTATCTATTCCGCAATATTTCCATGGAGGACTAG
- the LOC139943979 gene encoding aminoacyl tRNA synthase complex-interacting multifunctional protein 2-like, with translation MNGPAMYKVEPYYDFDKTPVELPTCMFKMESYHGDKTGENEVTEDPKLVELERRQEHILQELRSLEGEVSSLAIKLKPAARAVTQQCTNLGGIIHDIVVYANPAQPPHSLSVLFEMLRERYRCRSSVHVHSSVNSLPDKLWGCLGNGVKQLDRSEAQISLTLIWKDVSHGPIMMVAAPSQSPIHGEANIARYVTRLLNPGFDTTDIALASSVDQWLDLATGALLNGSSKEKAAAVRSMNSRLGKRDWLVGSSVSVADAVCWSAVQSAGQVAGAPANVQKWLKACATQDLFKMAACCC, from the exons ATGAATGGACCAGCAATGTACAAAGTTGAGCCATATTACGACTTTGATAAAACTCCAGTTGAGCTTCCTACGTGCATGTTTAAGATGGAAAGTTATCACGGTGACAAAACAGGCGAAAATGAG GTCACAGAGGATCCGAAGCTTGTTGAGCTGGAACGACGCCAAGAGCATATTCTACAAGAGCTGAGATCTCTCGAGGGTGAAGTCTCATCTCTTGCCATCAAGCTCAAACCAGCAGCACGTGCAGTTAcacaacaatgcacaaatttg GGAGGGATAATCCACGATATCGTTGTCTACGCCAACCCAGCCCAGCCACCGCATTCACTGAGCGTACTCTTTGAAATGCTTAGAGAACGCTACAGGTGTCGATCTTCAGTGCATGTGCATTCATCTGTAAACTCGCTACCGGACAAGCTGTGGGGTTGCCTTGGAAATGGAGTTAAACAGTTGGACAGATCCGAAGCTCAAATATCACTCACGTTGATATGGAAAGATG TGTCCCATGGTCCTATCATGATGGTAGCTGCACCTTCCCAATCGCCCATCCATGGGGAGGCAAACATTGCCCGCTATGTCACCCGACTCCTCAACCCAGGTTTCGATACAACAGACATTGCCCTGGCGTCATCAGTCGACCAGTGGTTGGATCTAGCAACGGGGGCTCTGCTAAATGGTAGCTCCAAGGAGAAAGCCGCAGCCGTTCGCTCGATGAATTCACGCCTCGGAAAGAGGGACTGGCTGGTCGGGTCGTCAGTATCCGTCGCAGACGCTGTCTGTTGGAGTGCTGTACAAAGTGCAGGACAGGTGGCAGGGGCACCGGCTAATGTACAGAAGTGGTTAAAAGCATGTGCTACTCAGGATTTATTCAAAATGGCAGCTTGCTGTTGTTAA
- the LOC139944466 gene encoding uncharacterized protein translates to MSATKEKQFVCDVCSKEFSLKCGLQQHLRTHTREKPFLCHWCGKAFSQIGNLKTHHLQHTNETPFKCHTCGAGFRNQTNMQKHQRVHRNPFLCKDCGKSFKTVDRFRGHQKIHDNVKPFGCDSCPKAFVSKSKLLAHSRVHTKEKPFTCEICNKTFSQKSAVKTHRKVHADEKPFLCDTCGKRFTQKVNLKNHQALHAKEASFECDTCHERFEDQATLDGHCQGHLEMLKSLYICQICSESFDGIDEFEEHERGHLGEQLGEQLLANIDKDELARLMQETLLTPLPWMIDRTLVDAGPHDNPQYPQH, encoded by the coding sequence ATGTCTGCAACGAAAGAGAAACAGTTTGTCTGTGATGTGTGTTCCAAGGAGTTTTCACTAAAATGTGGCCTACAGCAACACTTGCGAACTCACACTCGGGAGAAGCCGTTTCTCTGCCATTGGTGTGGAAAGGCCTTTTCCCAGATCGGCAATTTGAAGACTCATCATTTGCAACACACTAACGAAACGCCCTTCAAATGTCATACGTGTGGTGCTGGCTTCCGTAATCAAACCAACATGCAGAAACATCAAAGAGTCCATAGGAATCCCTTCTTATGCAAAGACTGCGGGAAATCTTTTAAGACAGTTGACCGTTTCCGTGGCCACCAGAAGATTCACGACAACGTCAAGCCTTTCGGCTGTGACTCTTGCCCAAAGGCCTTTGTCAGCAAGAGCAAGCTTCTCGCACACAGCCGAGTCCACACCAAAGAAAAACCGTTCACCTGTGAGATCTGCAACAAGACCTTTTCCCAAAAGAGCGCCGTCAAAACGCACCGAAAAGTCCACGCGGACGAAAAACCTTTTCTGTGTGATACATGCGGTAAGCGTTTCACCCAGAAGGTGAATCTTAAAAACCATCAAGCCCTACATGCCAAAGAAGCCAGTTTTGAATGCGACACTTGCCATGAAAGATTCGAGGACCAGGCTACCTTGGACGGACATTGTCAGGGTCATTTAGAGATGCTCAAGTCTCTTTACATCTGCCAGATTTGCAGCGAGAGTTTTGACGGGATAGATGAGTTTGAGGAACATGAAAGGGGTCACCTCGGGGAGCAACTCGGGGAACAACTCCTTGCTAATATTGACAAAGATGAGCTTGCTAGACTCATGCAGGAGACACTTCTGACACCTCTTCCTTGGATGATAGATAGGACTCTTGTTGATGCAGGGCCTCATGATAACCCACagtacccacaacactaa